GAAATGCTGCTCTAATTGCTCAGCAGTGATCTCAGTGTCTTCAACTACATCGTGCAGGAAGCCTGCAGCGATCATGGCGCTACTCCCACCCAAATCGCGTAGCATACCAGCTACAGCAACAGGGTGAGCAATGTAGGGTTCACCGGACTTACGGTACTGGCCTTCATGCAGACGATAGGCGAAGTCAAAGGCTCGGCAGATCAGAGCAGTATCGCTGCTAGGGTCGTTAGCCCGTTGATTCTGGATCCAACAGGACTGAAGCCAGTCAGGAACGGCGAAATCTAGAGATGACAGGACTAGCTCTGAGTCCTGTTCAGAGAGCGAGGCTACCGTCAGATTCATACTGCTGAGCCTATTCAGGTTGGTAGAAGATGGCTGTTGTTTTTATTGTAAAGAGTGTATCAGAACACACATGTAACAAAAGCAAAGATCATTGCCAGGGCAGTTACCTCTACCAATGGTTTACTCCTCTCTACAGCCTAAGAGAGACCCAGAAGCGTTTTCAAGTGAGGTTTGTGTGGGGCAAAATGGCAGATTACCGAGCCCTGACTTAGTTTTCCCATACAGGTCAACTCTGCTTGCTCCGGCAACTATATAGAGATTTGATCACAATTCTGGTTTGCCATGTTGCCTGACCCACACCGCCAGTCCTATCTAGCCTTTCAAGAGCGTTTGGATCAACTCCAAACCTTAGTCGGAAAGGCGAATCCAGCTCCCGCCCAATTGCTCCAAGTGTTTCTGGAAGCTCAACAGTTTTTTCAGGTGCAGGTGCTGGGTCTGGACGCAGAGGTATTACCTTTAGAAACCGAGCAGCAGTTGCGAGCCTACCAAACCGAAATTCAGCGGGAGTTGCGTCTGCTAGGAACCGATCTGTCGTTTTTGCAGGCAGCTCGGAAGCCAGAAACGGTGCAGCAACGTCAGGGACAAATCCAACAGCGTCTAGCTACCCTAAGCCGTTACTGTAAGGCCATCTTAGGTGAAGGCGGTGAAGGCGCAGGGGCTTAATTTCAGGGCTCAAATAGGTTCGAACAGGCCCAAACTAAGTCTAGGAACCAGCCTGGGATCAGAGCATGACTGGCTCAGCGAGTTCTGACAGCTCTACGACACCCTCGCGCCGGATTCGCTCCATCGCTTCATCCAGCAGGTCTGACCCTTCCTGCACAGTTGCGATGCGGCACAGTTTACCGCGCAGGTCCCCGGCACCGTAAAACCCCTTGGCATACCAGGTCAAGTGCTTGCGAGCCTGACGCACGCCGCGCTCACCTTTGTACTCCCACAGCGCCCAGAGATGATCACGTGCGCACTCTAGCCGTTCCAAAACTGTAGGTGGGACTTTATGCTCCCCAGTCTTCAGGAAATAATCAATTTCACCAGCCAGGAAGGGATAGCCGAGCGTGCCACGTGAGCACATCACGCCATCAGCGCCGGTTTCTTCCAGGCACTTCACCGCTGCTTCCACCGAGAACATATCGCCATTAGCGATCACGGGGATCGAAAGCTTCTCCTTAACCTTGCCGATCCAGTGCCACTTAGCAGGGCCGTTGTAACCTTGAGCACGGGTGCGGCCATGGACTGTGATCAGCTGGGCTCCGGCATCCTGCATGCGTTGGGCAAATTCCAGAATATTGATCTCCGAGTCGCACCAGCCCAAGCGAGTTTTGACAGTTACAGGTACTTTCACAGCCTTGGAGACCGAGCGCACAATAGCTTCGGCAACTTCCGGCTGACGCAGGAGCGAGGAGCCGCCACCATTTTTGGTGATTTTATTGACTGGACAACCCATGTTGATATCTACCAAGTCCGCGCCTTCCTCCACCGCTTTTTGGGCAGCTTCTGCTAAGAAATCAGGGCGGCAATCGAAGAGTTGAATACCAATGGGGGTTTCGTCCCGGTCTACCTCCATGATCTTGGGCAGTTGCTTGACGTAGTGCAGCCCAGTTGCATTGACCATCTCGGTATACATCAGCGACTCTGGCGAGTAACGTCGCACCAGCCGACGAAACACTTTGTCAGTAACACCTGACAAAGGCGATTGCAAGACTCGGCTATGCACCGTGAAATCGCCAATGTTGAGCGGGGCCGCTAAGCGGGCTTTCAAGCTGGGAGGCAGGCTAACCATAACGAAACACTGACGCAAAATGACTGGGACGGGACGGCACACTGGGCCCAACCCTAAACTCAACATCGAGCTGAGCCCTGTCTCCATCTTGCCTGTTAGTCGCATCCATTGGTGGGGAGAGTTCTAACCGCATCAGAATTCAATAGGATATTGAGTGATTTGCCTTTTGCTTTTGAGGTCTTCTCACCATGCCCTTTCCTCGTTCCAGTGGCATTTTGTTGCACCCGACTTGTTTACCAGGCCGCTATGGAATTGGAGATTTGGGGCTAGAGGCGTACCAGTTTGTAGATTTTCTAGCTCGCAGTGCTCAGCAACTATGGCAAGTGTTGCCGCTGGGTCCAACTGGTTTTGGCAACTCGCCTTACATGTGTTTCTCTGCAATAGCAGGCAACCCATTGCTGATTAGCCCCGAAGTGTTGAGAGACAATGGCTTTCTGGGCGAGGATGACCTGCGCAACGTGCCTGACTTTCCCTTAGATCAGGTAGATTTTGAGCGAGTGGTCGCCTGGAAGCTGCCACTGCTACGCAAAGCCAGTCAAAACTTTGCCCAGCATGCTACTGCGATCCAGCAGATGGAATTTGATGGCTTCTGTCGTGGTAAGGCGAGCTGGCTCGATGACTACACGTTGTTTATGGCGTTGCTAAATACACGGGAGGAGGCAACCTGGAACCAGTGGCCGCACGAGTTGCGCCATCGCAAGCCTGAAGCATTAGAGGCAGCGCGGCAGCAGCTAGCCGACGAAATTTTCTTCCACAAATACATGCAGTTCGAGTTCTTCCGGCAATGGTCTGAACTCAAGCGCTATGCCAATGATCAAAACATTCAAATTATTGGCGATATCCCAATTTATGTAGCGCACAACAGCGTTGATGTTTGGGCTCACCCAGAAATTTTCCAGCTCAACCCAGAAACTGGCGAACCGCAAGAGATGGCTGGCGTTCCACCCGATTATTTCTCAGCGGATGGGCAGCTTTGGGGCAATCCAGTTTACAACTGGCCGTATTTAGAATCGACCCGCTTTAGTTGGTGGATCGAACGCATTCGCGCTTTGTTGACTTACGTAGACCTGATTCGCATTGACCATTTCCGAGGGCTGGAGGCCTATTGGTCTGTGCCTGCCGGCGAGGAAACTGCGATGAATGGTCGCTGGATTAAGGCCCCCGGCTATGCGCTATTTGAGACGATTCGAGAAGAACTCGGTAGCCTGCCTATCCTGGCAGAAGACCTAGGGGATATTAGTCCAGAGGTGCTGCAACTGAGGGATCATTTCGAGTTTCCTGGCATGCGCATTCTGCAGTTTGCCTTCGGCAATGATGCCAAAAATCCGTTTTTACCGTTTAACTTCAGTGCCAATAGTGTCGTCTATACCGGCACTCACGACAACAACACGACCGTGGGTTGGTACAACCAAATCTCTGATTACGAGCGAGGTCGCTTGCACGAATACTTGGGCTGCACAGGCTCCTATGGCATCGCCTGGGACATGATTCGATTGGCCCTCAGCTCCGTGGCCAACCAAGCCCTAATTCCGCTTCAAGACATTTTCAGTTTAGGCTCGAATGCCCGTATGAACTTTCCCAGCAGTGCCGAGGGCAACTGGGCTTGGCGCTATCGCAGTGAAGCCCTAACCGAGGACTACAGCAATCGCCTCAAAGCCATGGTGAAGATCTACGGTCGCTATGCTGAATTCCCTGGGGCCAGGCTGGAGTGAGAGGGAGCTGAGGCAGGAGAGCCAGACCATAGCTCAGCCAAAAGCGAGAGGTGCAGAATCACTCTCTAGCTACAAGTTGCTCAGCGTATCCTGCGTAACTATCAGGATTAGGAGCTGTTGCCTTGATGAGCCGCTATGGAAACCAAACCTGCCCAGCCCGCTACCCTGAAAGATGTGTCTGCCCCTGAAACTAAGCCGTTAAGCCAGTCACCAGTTCAATCATCGCGTGTGAAGTTTGCGCTGTTTAGGTCTATGGTGGGTGCCCTTGCTAATCTTGGCCAGGCTTTCAGAGAACGAGTGACGCAGGCGGGTGGTGCTGCTGCCCAAACTGGCAAAACAGTCCTGGGCACCGCAACTGGTCTCGGCACAACGACAGCTAAGCACAGCCACCGCCTGCTCAAGCAAGCAACTGAAAATACGGGGCAGGCGTTTACCTGGGTCAGTGAAAGCCCCTTGCTGCGTCGTGCCTCAAAAGCAGTACGTATGGATTGGCTACTCGGCATCCTAGACCGGGTCGACCTGGTCAAAGCCGAAAACCAGGTCAAAAAGCTCCAGCAAGAACATCCCGAGGATTCTCCTAGCCAAATTGCCCATCGCCTGATGCTGGAGAAGGCAGTCTACACCGGTGGTATTGGCCTTGCGACCAGTCTGGTTCCTGGTCAAGCAGCAGCGCTGCTGACCGTTGACCTAGCAACCACCACCCTGCTCCAGTCTGAAATGGTTTATCAAATCGCTGCTGCCTATGGGCTTAGCCTTCAGGATCCAGCCCGTAAAGGCGAAATCCTGGCAATTTTCGGGCTGGCCTTGGGTGGAGGAAGGGCCATCAAGGCTGGTTTAGCCCTGCTACGCAATACCCCAGTCGCTGGAGCAGTGATTGGCGCAGGTGCCAATGCAACCATGCTCTACTCATTAGGGTATGCAGCCTGCCGCTTCTACGAAGCGAGACTTGATACGTCAGTCCCTCAAGCGACGCTGGCCGACTCTAAAACAGTAAGCGATAACTATTTGGCAGCAGCGATTGCTCAAGAAACAGTGATGGATCAGATTCTGGTCCATGTGATCCTGGCAGACCATCCTGATCAGTCTTGGCAAACTATTCTGCCGGAGCTTCAGGCTTTGCAGTTTAGCCCTACCTCTTTAGAAGCAATTGAGCAGCATATCCGCTCGCCCCAGCCGCTCGACAGCTTATTGAATCAGCTCAATAAAGACTTCGCTGTGCCTTTACTAGCTCGTTGCTATAAGATTGCTCAGCTCAACCAGACAAGCTCGCCAGACGAAGACCGGGTGCTCAATCAGATCGCTAGCAAATTCGACATTAGCCTCGATTCAATTAGGAAGATGGCTCTACTGGAGCAGCGCTGGAATTAAGGCGCTTAAGTCGGTGCTAATCAAGTCAGCGCATCCAAAGCCACAATGACCACAGTGATATTGTCTCGTCCCCCCCGGTCCTTGGCAGCATCAACCAGGGCAATTGCAGCTTTCTCGCAGGAGCGGATTTGCTTAAGCCGGTCGGCGATCAGGTGATCGGACAATTCCTCAGTCAAACCATCGCTACACAGCAAGAGCCGGTCCCCAGCCTGAAAATCAAACGCCTGGATTTCTATAGGGTCTAAGTCTTCTCGGCCCAGACATTGAGCCAAGACGTGCCGCCAGGGATGGCTGCGGGCTTGGTCAGGACTAACCTCTCCATGCTTCAGGGCTCGGGCAATCCAGGTGTGATCCTCTGTAATTTGCTCAAGCTTGGGACCCCGCAGACGGTAGAGCCGCGAGTCTCCAATGTGAGCACACCAGGGCTGATCACCCTCGAACAGCACGATCACAACTGTCGTGCCCATATCTGAGCGTTCTGGGTGCTCGTGTTGGTCTTTAAGGATCGCCCGGTTGGCCGCTTGCAATGCGCCCTCTAGAAGGCTTTTGGGTGGCTGACCACTACTCCAGTGGTCCTCTAAGTAATAGCGGATCGTCTCTGTTGCCAGGCGGCTGGCCTCCTGCCCCCCGGCATGACCACCCATGCCATCAGCCACCACAAAGAAGCGTCCCTCACGGTCGATATGATAGGCGTCCTGATTGGCTGAACGCAGGAGGCCCCGATCCGTTACACCTGTGAACAGTCGTTTCATGGCGCAAAACAATCGAATCTAAATCCCGGTACTAAAACATTTGCTCCGTACGATTGATACGCAGAAGCACTCGAATAAATGCGCCCACTGCAACCGCAGCTAAAACTCCCATACCAAGTGCTAGCCAACCTTTTCCACTGATCAGTAGCAGCGTTGCCGAGAGGACAAAGGAACCCGCTAGAAGGACGTAGTTAGTGCCCATATTGACACTCCCAAGCCGTCGCAGCAACCGGTCTGTCTCTTGAGACCGCACCCGAATGCGAATGTCACCCCGTTCAAGCTTATCGATCGTGTCATCAATTCGCCGAGGCAGACCCAAGGCCGTGTTGCTGACTTGAGCCGCTTGCCGCCCAATCTGGCTGATAATATCGCCGCCCGTTTCGAGGGGAGAACCGTTGCCGCTCATCATTTCTGTCGCAAAAGGTTTTGCGACCTCCATAAAGTTGAAGTCCGGATCCAACCCTTTCCCCAGACCCTCTAGAGTTGAGAATGCCCTCAAAACGAAGGTAAATGTCGCTGGGAAGCGAAAAGGTTGATCGTAGGCCAGCTCATACAGGTCGTCGCTGATGGATGCAATCGAAACATCAGTATGAGCATTGAAGGGCTGGTCCATGAAGTTGTCGAGCATGTACTGGACCGAACGCCGTACAGGCCCCATGTCGCCAGTGGGCACCAATGCGCCAAGATCAACCAGCGATTGCACAACTTCATCGGCATCCTTTTGGGCAACGCCAAAGAAGGTGCGCATCAGCTTAGACCGAGTAACCGGCTGGATCTGGCCCATCATGCCGAAATCGTAGAAGATTAGCCCCCCATCGGGACTAACCGCCAAGTTGCCGGGGTGAGGATCTGCGTGGAAGAAACCGTTCGTGAGGATCTGCTGCAGATAGGTGCGGGCCCCAATGTGAGCAATCTCCTTGCGATCTAACCCTGCAACCTCTAGGGCTTCGTAGTGATTGACCTTAATGCCAGGCGCGTATTCCAGAGTCAAGACCCGTGGTGACGTGTAGCGCCAGTAGATACGCGGCACGATGACCTGCGGATCGTCACGGAAGTTGCGACGAAAAGTATCTGCATTACGCCCTTCGTTGAGATAGTCAACCTCCTCGTAAAGGATGCGACGGCACTCGTCGTAGATCCCTATCCAGTCTCGGCCCTTGCCCCATTTCGGGTGGTTTTGGTAGCGATTGGCTATCTGGCGCAGAATCGCCAAATCGATTTCGAATAGTTTGCGCAAG
The Leptolyngbya sp. FACHB-261 DNA segment above includes these coding regions:
- a CDS encoding PP2C family serine/threonine-protein phosphatase codes for the protein MKRLFTGVTDRGLLRSANQDAYHIDREGRFFVVADGMGGHAGGQEASRLATETIRYYLEDHWSSGQPPKSLLEGALQAANRAILKDQHEHPERSDMGTTVVIVLFEGDQPWCAHIGDSRLYRLRGPKLEQITEDHTWIARALKHGEVSPDQARSHPWRHVLAQCLGREDLDPIEIQAFDFQAGDRLLLCSDGLTEELSDHLIADRLKQIRSCEKAAIALVDAAKDRGGRDNITVVIVALDALT
- the dusB gene encoding tRNA dihydrouridine synthase DusB — protein: MVSLPPSLKARLAAPLNIGDFTVHSRVLQSPLSGVTDKVFRRLVRRYSPESLMYTEMVNATGLHYVKQLPKIMEVDRDETPIGIQLFDCRPDFLAEAAQKAVEEGADLVDINMGCPVNKITKNGGGSSLLRQPEVAEAIVRSVSKAVKVPVTVKTRLGWCDSEINILEFAQRMQDAGAQLITVHGRTRAQGYNGPAKWHWIGKVKEKLSIPVIANGDMFSVEAAVKCLEETGADGVMCSRGTLGYPFLAGEIDYFLKTGEHKVPPTVLERLECARDHLWALWEYKGERGVRQARKHLTWYAKGFYGAGDLRGKLCRIATVQEGSDLLDEAMERIRREGVVELSELAEPVML
- the patD gene encoding heterocyst frequency control protein PatD, whose amino-acid sequence is MLPDPHRQSYLAFQERLDQLQTLVGKANPAPAQLLQVFLEAQQFFQVQVLGLDAEVLPLETEQQLRAYQTEIQRELRLLGTDLSFLQAARKPETVQQRQGQIQQRLATLSRYCKAILGEGGEGAGA
- a CDS encoding AarF/ABC1/UbiB kinase family protein, giving the protein MSVLPSDSAYRWSRENYSTTRRQVDIWQAVLTLLLYLWLDGKKWSYPGGKTDEARSRRRRSRAIWLRETLLNLGPTFIKVGQLFSTRADLFPAEYVEELSKLQDKVPAFSYDRVEAIIEAEFGKTIPELYQFFDPTPLAAASLGQVHRAQLKTGEEVVVKIQRPGLRKLFEIDLAILRQIANRYQNHPKWGKGRDWIGIYDECRRILYEEVDYLNEGRNADTFRRNFRDDPQVIVPRIYWRYTSPRVLTLEYAPGIKVNHYEALEVAGLDRKEIAHIGARTYLQQILTNGFFHADPHPGNLAVSPDGGLIFYDFGMMGQIQPVTRSKLMRTFFGVAQKDADEVVQSLVDLGALVPTGDMGPVRRSVQYMLDNFMDQPFNAHTDVSIASISDDLYELAYDQPFRFPATFTFVLRAFSTLEGLGKGLDPDFNFMEVAKPFATEMMSGNGSPLETGGDIISQIGRQAAQVSNTALGLPRRIDDTIDKLERGDIRIRVRSQETDRLLRRLGSVNMGTNYVLLAGSFVLSATLLLISGKGWLALGMGVLAAVAVGAFIRVLLRINRTEQMF
- the malQ gene encoding 4-alpha-glucanotransferase produces the protein MPFPRSSGILLHPTCLPGRYGIGDLGLEAYQFVDFLARSAQQLWQVLPLGPTGFGNSPYMCFSAIAGNPLLISPEVLRDNGFLGEDDLRNVPDFPLDQVDFERVVAWKLPLLRKASQNFAQHATAIQQMEFDGFCRGKASWLDDYTLFMALLNTREEATWNQWPHELRHRKPEALEAARQQLADEIFFHKYMQFEFFRQWSELKRYANDQNIQIIGDIPIYVAHNSVDVWAHPEIFQLNPETGEPQEMAGVPPDYFSADGQLWGNPVYNWPYLESTRFSWWIERIRALLTYVDLIRIDHFRGLEAYWSVPAGEETAMNGRWIKAPGYALFETIREELGSLPILAEDLGDISPEVLQLRDHFEFPGMRILQFAFGNDAKNPFLPFNFSANSVVYTGTHDNNTTVGWYNQISDYERGRLHEYLGCTGSYGIAWDMIRLALSSVANQALIPLQDIFSLGSNARMNFPSSAEGNWAWRYRSEALTEDYSNRLKAMVKIYGRYAEFPGARLE